The following DNA comes from Mycobacteroides immunogenum.
ATGCCTGCGCACCGGTGTGCCGGCGACCGCGCTGTACGTGGCGGTCGGCGCCGACAACGACGAGCGGCTCACCGAATCGGTGTCTCTGGCGGCCGACGCCGGGATCGCGATCTTGGAGGTGCCGCGCCCCGATCTGGACCGCATGAGCACCAACGGACTGCATCAGGGGCTCGCGCTGCAGATCCCGCCGTACAAGTATGCGCACCCCGATGATCTGCTCGCGCGCGCTCGTGCCGAGGCGCAGCCCGCGTTACTGGTGGCCCTGGACAACATTTCGGACCCGCGCAACCTGGGTGCCATCGTGCGTTCCGTCGCCGCCTTCGGTGGGCATGGCGTCGTCATTCCGCAGCGCCGTAGTGCGTCGGTAACCGCCGTCGCGTGGCGCACCAGCGCGGGCGCGGCGGCGCGCCTCCCCGTCGCCCGGGCCACGAATCTGACGCGCACCCTGAAGGATTGGCAGGACAAGGGCATCACCATCGTTGGGCTTGACGCGGGCGGCGACACCGAGCTCGACAGCCTCGACGGTGCTGGCGATATCGCTGTGGTCGTCGGTTCGGAGGGCAAGGGATTGTCGCAGCTGGTCCGCAAGACCTGCGATGCGGTGGTCTCGATTCCGATGGCCGGACCCGTCGAATCGTTGAACGCTTCGGTGGCCGCCGGTGTGGTGCTGGCGGAGATTGCCCGCCAGCGTCGCTGATCGCTCTTTGCCGATTGGACATTCATGTGGGTGTCTTCTGGCGTTTCACCCACATCTATGTCATCTCGGGCACAATGTGCAGCCATGAAGCGCGTAGCTGCGGTCCTCGCCGCCACCCTGGCCCTGGCCTCCTGCGGCGATAAGGAGCCGGCATCCTTCGACCTACAGGCACATCGCGGTGGACGCGGCGAGACCACCGAAGAATCCTTGCGTGCCTTTACCAAAGCGCTTGAGCTGGGGGTCAGCACCCTCGAACTCGACATCGTCATCTCCAAGGATCGCAAGCCGATGGTCTGGCACGATCCGGTGATCGATCCCGCGAAATGCTCTGATACGGCCCCGGTGGTGCCCGGTGACGCACAGTTCCCGTACGTCGGAAAGCTGGTGAAAGACCTGACCTCCGAGCAGTTGCACACCCTGGACTGCGGCAAGATGCTCAAGGACTTCCCGCAAGCCGAGGTGGTCAAGAACGACAAGATCGCTTTGTTGTCAGACGTTTTCGCCCTCGCCGACACCTATCACGCTGCGGTGCGCTACAACATCGAGACCAAGGTGGAGGCCGCCGAACCCCAGAAATCGGCGGAACCGCAGGTGTTCGTCGACATCATCCTCGACACGATCCGCGCGGCGGGCAAGCTCGACAAGGTGGAAATTCAGAGCTTTGACTGGCGCACGCTGCCGATGACCAAACGGGCCGAGCCGAACATCCCCCTGGTGGCGCTGTGGGACGAAACCACGTGGTACCCAGGCTCTCCGTGGCTGGGCGGGGTGGACCCCGCGGTGGTACCGGATCCGATTGACGGGGCCAAGCAGATCGGCGCCACCATCTTGTCGCCCGGTTACACCGTGCCGTATGGAGGCAAGGCCGGTGATCCCGGTTTCGCCTTGGTGGCCGACAAGAAATTTATCGACAAGGCACACGGTCTGGGGCTCAAGGTCATTCCCTGGACCATCAACGATGCCGAGACCATGAAGGCACAGATCGATGCCGGTGCCGACGGGATCATCAGCGACTACCCGACCACTCTACGGAGGGTGATGGCCGAGAAGGGCCTGCCGTTGCCACCGGCGTATCACCGTTAGACGAACGGGGCCAGTTCGATGTCATTGGCGGCCAACGCATCGCGGACGGCCCGCGCTAGCGTGACCGCACCCGGTGAATCACCATGCACACATATCGATTCGGCGGTGCGGCTGAGGGCGGGAATGCGCGCTGCCACCACGGCGGGATCGTGCAGCACCGCGCCGGGTTCGCCGCGCGGCACCAATGTGCCGTCCTCGCGGTAGGCACGGTCCGCGAAGGCCTCGGTAACCACGCGCAGGCCCAATTCACGTGCACGGTCCCCGAAGACACCCCGGGGCAGGGTCAGTACCGGCAAATCGGCGTTCACGTCGCGCACCGCACGCGCCACCGCATCTGCCTGTGCTTCGTGCTGGATGATCGTGTTGTAGAGCGCGCCATGTGGTTTCACATAGGTCACCGATGATCCGGCGATGCGGGCGAGCGCGTCAAGCGCACCGATCTGATACGCCACGTCGGCATACAAATCCTCTGCCGCGATATCGATGAATCGGCGGCCGAATCCGGCGAGATCGCGGTAGCCCACCTGCGCGCCGATGCGGATATCCCGCGCGGCCGCGGCATGGCAGGTGCGGTGCAGTGTCGCCGGATCGCCCGCGTGGAAGCCACAGGCGAGGTTGGCGCTGGTGACGAGGTCGAGCATGGCCTCGTCGTCGCCGAGGCGCCAGGCACCGAAACCCTCACCCAGGTCGGCATTGAGGTCGATGCGTGCCACCCGGCCAGCGTATCGCGCCTAAGCGTGCCGATACCGGCCGATCAGGCGGCAGAGCAGGTAGATCCCGACGGCGATCATGGTCACGAACACCGAGATCGGCACCCCCGGAGCCAGCGACAGCACAATGCCGCCGATGGCGGCGACCTCGGCGAAGACGATCGATAGTGCGATGGCGCGGGCCGGAGACGACGTGATGCGGGCCGCGGCGGCAGCCGGTGTGATGAGTAGCGACATCACCAGCAGGGCGCCCACGATTTGCACGCCCTGTGCCGCGGTGAGGCCGACGAGGGCGGCGAAGACAATCCCCAAGGCCCGCACCGGGACTCCACGTGCCTCGGCGACATCCGGATCGACGGTGGCGAACAGCATCGGCCGGTAGGTGAAGGCCAGCACCGCGCCGACCACGATGCTCACCACCACCAACATCAGCAGCCCGCTGTATCCGACGCCCACGATCTGCCCGGTGAGCAGTGCGAAGTTGGTGCCGGTGCGCCCTGGATACAGGTGAATGAACAACACCGCCAGGCCCAGCCCGAACGCCATGACCACACCGATCGAAGAATCGCGATCCTTGGTCCGCTGTCCGAGAACACCGAAAAGTATTGCCGCCACCACACTCCCGAGGAGCGCGCCGGTGCCGACATTGGCCCCAGCCAGCAATGCGGCGGCCGCACCCGTCAAGGACAGCTCGCTGGACCCGTGGACGGCGAAGGACATCTGCCGCATGACCACGAACGGCCCGATGAGCCCCGCCAGCAGTCCGAGCAGAGCGGCGGCCAGAATGGCCTGCTGCACGAAGTCGCGCCCCAAAAGATCGGCGGTGAGGGAGAGGTCGAAGAAGTTATTCATGGGCGTGCTCGGCACATTCTTCGGTGATCTGCCGGTCTTCGCCGACCACCACGTACTGCCCGCGCACCTTGACCACGTCGATCTGGGCGCGGTACAGCTCCGACAGTGTCTCCGTTGTCATCACCTCGTCGACGGTGCCGATCTGGAAGCGCCCGTCCACCAGGTACAGGATCCGGTCCGCGTACGGCAGGATCGGATTGATCTCGTGCGTCACGAATAGCACGGCTGTCTGCGCGCTGCGCCGCCGCTTGTCAATCAGAGCGCAAATCTGCTGTGCGCTTGCCGGATCCAAGTTCAGGAGCGGCTCGTCGCAGAGCAGCAGCGCGGGGTCGCCGGCAAGTGCCTGCGCGATACGCACCCGCTGCAGTTCGCCACCGGACAGTGACGAAACAGCCTTGGTTGCCAGATGGCTCGCGTCCACCTGCTCCAGCGCGAGGGCGACTGCCTCGCGATGGCGTGCCCGGCGGGTGCGGTTGATCGCCGCCAAACCCCAACGATGTCCGTCGATTCCGAGGCCCACGAGGTCTTCTGCGCGCAAGATCAGTGCGTTGTCGGCAAGACGGTGTTGAGGCACGTATCCGAGGTCGTCGGTCACGGTCATGGTGCCCCGGGTCAGTGGCACCTGGCCCAGCAGTAGACGCAGTAGCGAGGTTTTTCCGGAACCGTTGGGGCCCAATACGGCGATGAATTCGCCCGGTTCCACGGTGAGGTCCAGGTCCTGCCAAAGGGTGCGTCCACCGCGATTCATCGATGCATCGCGCAGCGTCGCGGCACTCATGCGGTCATTATCCGCTACTGGTCTTCGCGCACCGGCTCATCCCAGGGCCGCGGCGAGCTGCTCGGTGGTACGTCGTTGCCAGGTGATGTAGTCGGTTCCTTCGGGCAGGGTTTCGGTCACCGTCACCACCGGGACACCGTGAGATTCGGCGGCCTGCTTGATCCGATTGGTGACCGATCCCGCAGTTTGTGGGTTGAATAGAAGGGCCGCAACCTGTTTGGTACTGATCAGATCCAACGCGGTGGCAACATCCGCGGGGGAAGGGTCCCGCCCTTGCTCGGCTGCCTCGGCGAAGTCGTGCGGGGTGGCGTCCACCAGCCCGCAATTGGAGACCAGATGGCTGGCCACAGGTTCGGTCGCCAGAATCGCCTTGCCCCGATACTTGTCGGCGATGTCTTTTTGCCGGCTGGCGATTGAATCAAGCTGCTGTTCAAACTGTTTCGCGTTCGTACGGTAGGAATCGGCATTGTCCGGGTCGGACTTGGAAAGGTCGTCCGCGACGTTGTTGGCCACCTGTTGAGCGGTGCGCAGGCTGTAGAACACGTGCTCGTTCTTGTCGGCGGAGTCGGTGGGAAGAAGCTGGTAGGCGTTGACCCGCGGCTCGCCATCCTTGAGCAGCTTGTCGATGAATGGGTCGTATCCGTCTCCGTTGTAGACAACCAGGGTGGCGTCTTGGACCTGAGCGGCCGCCGCGGGCGTCACTTCGAAGGAATGCGGGTCGGTGTTGGCGCCGCTGACCAGCGCACTCACCTTGGCATGATCCCCGGCAACGGCCTGGGCCACCGAGGCCCACGCGTCCGTGGAGGCCACGATCGTGGGCTCACCGGTCTGCTGGTGGGGCTGGCCGCAGCCCGCCAGTGCGAGCGCTCCGGCGGTTGCCATCGCCACAGCCAAAAAAGCCACGCGAGTGGGCATCGCAGACCTCCAGCCATCTAGTAATGAAAACGGTTTTCATTATGGCGTATGGAGTGGCACCTGTGCAAAACCTGGCAGGATTCGCTGAGCTGTTGCCGCTATGAGGACAGCAGCGCGGCGCAGCGCAGCAGCCCGATGTGGCTATAGGCCTGCGGATGATTGCCCAGCGAGCGTTCGGCCACGGGGTCGTACTCTTCGGACAGCAAGCCGGTGGGGCCGGTGGCCTTGACCAGCTGGTCGAACAGCAGCTCGGCCTGTGACCGCGCCCCGATGAGCAGATAGGCCTCGACGAGCCAGGCCGCACACAAATGGAATCCGCCCTCGCCGCCGGGTAAGCCGTCGTCGCGGTGATAGCGGTACACCGTCGCGCCGCTGCGCAGTTCTGCCTCGGTGGCAATCACCGTCGCGGTGAAGCGGGGATCGGCGGGGTCGATCAGTCCAGATAGCCCGATATACAAGGTGGCGGCGTCCAGATCGGTGCCGTCATAGGCGGCGGTATAGGAGTTGACCGACTCGTTCCAGCCCTTCTCCACAACCTCGGCGGCGATCTCGTCGCGCAGCGCGGCCCATGACGGTGGGGCCTGGCGGCCGAACTCGTCGGCCAATTTCACCGCGCGGTCCACCGTGACCCAGCACATCACCTTGGAGTAGACGTGATGCCGGGGATTGCCGCGGATCTCCCAGATGCCGTGATCGGGCTCGTACCAACGACGTTCGACGGCAAGAACCATGTCGGACACCAGGTTCCAGTCGGCATCGGTCAGCGGGTCGGTATGCCCGAGCCGCTTGCGTGCGTGGGTCAGGTCGTGGATCAGTTCCACCACCGGGCCGAAGACGTCCAGCTGCACTTGTGAATTGGCGGCGTTACCAACACGAACCGGC
Coding sequences within:
- the rlmB gene encoding 23S rRNA (guanosine(2251)-2'-O)-methyltransferase RlmB, with the translated sequence MAGNSQRRGAVRKPGSKKGPTVGSGGVRRRGLEAKGATPPAEQRTKHPAAKRAAVQRKIADAKQRRLKQGDEAEMVLGRNPVLECLRTGVPATALYVAVGADNDERLTESVSLAADAGIAILEVPRPDLDRMSTNGLHQGLALQIPPYKYAHPDDLLARARAEAQPALLVALDNISDPRNLGAIVRSVAAFGGHGVVIPQRRSASVTAVAWRTSAGAAARLPVARATNLTRTLKDWQDKGITIVGLDAGGDTELDSLDGAGDIAVVVGSEGKGLSQLVRKTCDAVVSIPMAGPVESLNASVAAGVVLAEIARQRR
- a CDS encoding glycerophosphodiester phosphodiesterase family protein, coding for MKRVAAVLAATLALASCGDKEPASFDLQAHRGGRGETTEESLRAFTKALELGVSTLELDIVISKDRKPMVWHDPVIDPAKCSDTAPVVPGDAQFPYVGKLVKDLTSEQLHTLDCGKMLKDFPQAEVVKNDKIALLSDVFALADTYHAAVRYNIETKVEAAEPQKSAEPQVFVDIILDTIRAAGKLDKVEIQSFDWRTLPMTKRAEPNIPLVALWDETTWYPGSPWLGGVDPAVVPDPIDGAKQIGATILSPGYTVPYGGKAGDPGFALVADKKFIDKAHGLGLKVIPWTINDAETMKAQIDAGADGIISDYPTTLRRVMAEKGLPLPPAYHR
- a CDS encoding LamB/YcsF family protein; the encoded protein is MARIDLNADLGEGFGAWRLGDDEAMLDLVTSANLACGFHAGDPATLHRTCHAAAARDIRIGAQVGYRDLAGFGRRFIDIAAEDLYADVAYQIGALDALARIAGSSVTYVKPHGALYNTIIQHEAQADAVARAVRDVNADLPVLTLPRGVFGDRARELGLRVVTEAFADRAYREDGTLVPRGEPGAVLHDPAVVAARIPALSRTAESICVHGDSPGAVTLARAVRDALAANDIELAPFV
- a CDS encoding metal ABC transporter permease; protein product: MNNFFDLSLTADLLGRDFVQQAILAAALLGLLAGLIGPFVVMRQMSFAVHGSSELSLTGAAAALLAGANVGTGALLGSVVAAILFGVLGQRTKDRDSSIGVVMAFGLGLAVLFIHLYPGRTGTNFALLTGQIVGVGYSGLLMLVVVSIVVGAVLAFTYRPMLFATVDPDVAEARGVPVRALGIVFAALVGLTAAQGVQIVGALLVMSLLITPAAAAARITSSPARAIALSIVFAEVAAIGGIVLSLAPGVPISVFVTMIAVGIYLLCRLIGRYRHA
- a CDS encoding metal ABC transporter ATP-binding protein translates to MSAATLRDASMNRGGRTLWQDLDLTVEPGEFIAVLGPNGSGKTSLLRLLLGQVPLTRGTMTVTDDLGYVPQHRLADNALILRAEDLVGLGIDGHRWGLAAINRTRRARHREAVALALEQVDASHLATKAVSSLSGGELQRVRIAQALAGDPALLLCDEPLLNLDPASAQQICALIDKRRRSAQTAVLFVTHEINPILPYADRILYLVDGRFQIGTVDEVMTTETLSELYRAQIDVVKVRGQYVVVGEDRQITEECAEHAHE
- a CDS encoding metal ABC transporter solute-binding protein, Zn/Mn family, which produces MPTRVAFLAVAMATAGALALAGCGQPHQQTGEPTIVASTDAWASVAQAVAGDHAKVSALVSGANTDPHSFEVTPAAAAQVQDATLVVYNGDGYDPFIDKLLKDGEPRVNAYQLLPTDSADKNEHVFYSLRTAQQVANNVADDLSKSDPDNADSYRTNAKQFEQQLDSIASRQKDIADKYRGKAILATEPVASHLVSNCGLVDATPHDFAEAAEQGRDPSPADVATALDLISTKQVAALLFNPQTAGSVTNRIKQAAESHGVPVVTVTETLPEGTDYITWQRRTTEQLAAALG